Genomic DNA from Scyliorhinus torazame isolate Kashiwa2021f chromosome 15, sScyTor2.1, whole genome shotgun sequence:
ctgtccatgtggagtttgcccattcttcccgtgtctgcatgggtctcactcccacaacccaatgaagtgcagggtaggtggattggccatgctaaattgccccttaattggaaaacaaataattgggtactctggaaAAGAATTGCACTGATGTCTGTGCATTGTTTCATGGTGGAAGCCGTGTGGTTGCTTGCTTGCTACTGCCTCttttacttctgtggcctggaCCAAGGACTGGGTGGAGTTGGTGACCAGATACCGGTACTACAGGAGTCGAAGGGTGGTGGCCCGATTCGACTGAACATCTTGCTGCAGGTATGCAGATCTGCTATTACCACTTGCTGGTGCTTTTGTTGTACTGCTGTTTGTTTACTGTTCAATGTCCAGAAGCTGTGTGGTTGCTTGCTATTACCTCTTATACTTCTGTGGCCTGGACCAAGGACTGGGTGGAGTTGATGACCAGACATTGGCACTACAGGAGGGGAAGGGTTTGCTTCAATTGAGCAACTCGAAGGTTGTGAAGAAGTATCTTGAAAATTGTTGTTAATTGTTTCAGGTTTGGAGGCCGTGCAAATTGCTGGTGTCATTTTGCGCTGTTATCTGTTTATGTTTCATGTCTCTAGAAATTGTGTGTTTGCTATTGTACTGTCGCTGCTTACTGTTTACTGCCTGGATGCCATGTAATTGTCTGCTGTAGCCCCTTTTGTTTCTGTGGTTTTTAATCCGGAACCAGCTGCCAATGCTGGAGGGCGGAAAGACACTCTCTCTATCTTCCAGCATGCTCTGTGTTGCTGTGACATTTCTGGTATATTGTTATGCTAATTCTTGAGGCGACTTTTCCACTGCTGCGGGTCTGCTGCGGGAGGTATTGCTTGTTACTATTTGATGTCTGGTGACCATGCGTTGTCTGCTGCAGCTCCTTTCTTTGGAGGCCTGGATCCTGTATGggggttctctctcgctctccatcatGCTTTGCGTCAGTGTTATTTTCCGTTGTGTACTGTTGGGTTACCTCCAAACAACTTTCCACCGATGCtggtctgctgctgggagctgcgggatggcgggggggggggggggggggggggggtgctgggttgaTTCGGATGCCGGTAacagttatgggccagagtttagaaaactccaaagcatatcatcgagttcacctgaccaacaactgttcattgattttggttacgatgagcacaagggcctgcttttcaggtgttattcaacagaggccttaagcacttctaATCAAAAACTAagcttattctacaaatttagttaacatttttataaacacacacagtaagcatttttctcaactaccaacataaatactccACACAGGtatagtactctatgtataacccttaataaattccccccttagctgttccaatttaataacaagatcccataaaccagaaaacccttttcaaaggggtGCCCAGCAcatagcactcaagacctggtatggatgctcccgtttcctttcctaaacagcaggtttgaatttcttccaggaaagttatttcttttcaagttatcaagcagtctggaagctTTTAAGatgcagatagagaaaaaaaccttctttcaacctgtgcagaacaaaaccagttcaaactcaaagcgaaagtaaaagcaactCCCAGAgccccagcccagctccacccacacagtgacatcactgaagccatgtgataagatagaaacatttcttaaagggacaatctCATGACATAACTTTGTGGTACTGTTGCCTGTTTGTTATTCACCATCTGGCGACCATATGTTCATCTGTTATTATGAACATTTGttcatctagggcagcacggtagcacagtgggtagcactgtggcttcacagcgccagggttccaggatcgattccccgctgggtcactgtctgtgtggagtctgcacgttctcccagtgtctgcgtgggtttccgccgggtgctccggtttaggtggattggccatgttaaattgccctttgtgtccaaaaagattaggaggggttattgggttacagggatagggtggaagtgagggcttaagtgggtcggtgcagacttgatgggctgaatagcctccttctacactgcatgttctatgttctatctgttgcAGCTCCTTTTGTCTGCAGTCTGGAATCCATAAAGGATATCCATACTCTCTCGCTCTGCCGCCATGCTCTGTGTCAGTGTGATTGTATTTCCAATGTATTGTTGCGCTATCCCCAAGCAACTTTTCACTGATGCAAGTCTTTGACCTGGAGTAAGCCAAGGGGAGGGTTTGGCTGGCCTGCTACCAgactgaagaagggggaagggtgcTTTTCTCACCCCCTCTGCTATGCTGTGTGTTGGTGTGGTTTCAGGTACTGATTGTTCCTGCCTTAAAAGTCTGCTGCTGGAGctgcgagagggggagtgagaggcagagtggccTAAATGTTGTTGCTGCTACTTGGAAGCTgtgtgtgtgggcagcacggtggcacagtggttcaatcacagccccggatcactgtccatgtggagtttacacattctccccgtgtctgcatgggtctcacccccacaacccaaagatgtgcagggtaggtggattgaccaagctaaattaccccttaattggaaaaaaaagaattgggtactctaaatttatttttaaaaatggaagctGTATGTCTGCTTGTTGCCACCTCTTTAGCTTCTGTcgcctggagcaaggaaagggagaGTGAGCTGCAACTACTGCCAGTACTGATGGCAGAGGCAGGGTGGTGGCCTGATTCAACTGAGCAACTTGCTAATGGTATGCTGAACTGCTCTTGCAACTTGTTGGTGCTTTTATTGTACTGCTGACCTTTTAATGTTCAATGTCTGGAAGCCATGTAGTTGCTTGCTACTGCCTCTTTCACATCTGTGACCTGGACCAAGGACTGGGCGGAGTCAGGTGACCAGATGTCGGTACTACAGGAGGGAAGAGTGGTGACCCGATTCAACTGAGTAGCAGAATTGCTCTTGTAACTTGCTGGTGCTTTTATTGTACTGATGGCTGCGCATTGTTTCATGTCTAGAAGCCGTGTGGTTGCTTGCTACTGCCTCTTTTACCTCTGTGGCCTGGACCAAGGATGGAGCAGGGTTGGTAACCAGAGGCAGTACTGCAGGAGTGGAAAGGTGGTGGCTTGCTTCAACTGATCAAATTGAAGGGCATGAAGAAATGCCTTTGATGATTGTTGGTAGCATTATTGTGCTGATGATTGTTAACTCTTTAAGGTTTGGAGACCATGCAAATCGCTGGTGCCTTGCTTGTTTCTGTTTAATGTTTGGatgctgtatgcttgctattgtacTGTTACTGTTTACTGTTTAATACCTGGAGGCTGTGGACTTGTTTGCTTCCACCTTTTTTGCTCggtggcctggagcaaggaaagaGATGACCTACTGCCAGTGCTGGAGCGGAGAGATGGCGGATCAATCTGATTGAGCAACTTGATGAAGATGGCGAagcaatgcttttgcagattgtttGTGGCTTTATTGCACTGTTGGttgtttaatgtttttttaaaaataaaatatttttattctcctttttcacattttctcccacatttacacccatcaacaataaacaataatcagcaagatatgtcaatccccataataacaacaatcccatccgcccaccaacccccaaacatcagcccgcatgtttacataaacaaatgacaaaaaggaatcagggattacccacagtcacccttaatctacacagccccccccccccccaactaatattcgatgttatccagttcttgaaagtgcataataaatagtgcccatgacttgtagaacccctctgagcttcccctcagttcgaacttaaccttctcaagggtcaagtattccaacaggtccccccgccacaccagggcactgggtggagaggctgctctccatcccagcaggatccacctttgggcgatcaatgaggcgaaggctatgatatctgcctccgctcccgtttccaaccctggctggtccgacaccccgaatatggcctcctggggacccaggtccggtttcacacgcaccaccttggaaattaccctaaacatctCCTTCCAGTACTTCCcgtgctttggacaggaccaaaacatatgaacgtggttcgcgcccccccccccccccccgcaacgctcacacacatcctctactccttcaaaaaatcggctcattctcgctctatataccaccttcagctatatcagccccaacctcgcacatgaggtggaggcattcactctccggagcacctcacaccagaccccctcctctataacctctcccagcccttcctcccactttgctttgatcccttccagtggtgccttatcctcttccaaaatagctccatacaccgctgacactgcccccttctcgacaacacctcctccagcaatgtggaggttggttcctctgggaagctcaatcccaaacctgcatgtacctaaacacttctccctgctctagcccatacttcgcttccagctccctcaatcctgcaaaccaaccccgaagaaacaaatcttttagtgtcttaatccccttctcttcccatttccgaaaatttccatcccacctccctggctcaaatctgtggttcccccaaatcggtatttcccttgaccctaaacccaacccgaagtgcctccaaattctcaatgaagctattattaccggactccctgagtatttccccggggctttcgggagcggcgctgttgctagtgctttcaatcccgaccccctgcacaaactctcctccattctgacccactgggaatcaaaacCCTCTGACCCAGCTTCGCACcccatctctttttaaatctctgctctgactctcagctctcgttctttttaaatctctgctctgactctcagctccagactCTGAGCCACCAGTAAACACGCCACAGGGAGGGGGGTTGGAATCTTTCCCTTGTACTTACATTCAAGACCTCAGCATACAATAAAAGCTTTGCTTATTGTCTTTATTTATGTATAGTTCATAGATAGGAAAATACAAGACGAAGTGCGCATTTTCTATGACAAATCATACAATTACTTTGTTCAAGGCCCAAACatttggcagtttaccacaatgtaAAAATAAAGACGCTATTTTATTAGCACCATAATTTCTCATCTATTTTAACATCTATTTGGTTAACAGTATTATTTATACGTACTGTGCAAAATCTATGATCAAATAAGCAGCATGTTCTATTGCAAAATGTTTTTTCCTTGCCCCTTAAATATATTTTTGATGATCAAAGAATTTCTAGCAATGAAGACTTAAAATCACATCTGATAAAAAAAATTGCAGAAATTGAAAACATGAAAACATAAAAGATTGAATTGCACAACAGGTCCATCAGTATATGAGACATAATGATCGGTTAATGTTTCAGATGAGATCCTGCATTAGAAATCTGACAGAAGATCTTCCACAAAATATATAGAATATTTTGTACAAAACCAAAACCTATGTATTTATGCTTTGAGTAGATATTTTGTGCAGATTAATATAAATATACATAACTGCAACCAAATATGTATTTTCCACTGCTATTTAGCATGTTGTTGGGgcagcacatggttagcactgctgcctcacagcgccagaacccaggttcaattttggctttggggcattgtctgtgtggagtttgtactttccccccatgtctgcatgggtttcctttgggtgctccacgcacagtccaaagatgtgcgggttaggaggattggccatgctaaattgccccttagagtccaagaatgtgtaggttcagttatggggattggatggggaagtggacatgggtttcaaagggttggtgcagacctgatgggcccaatggcctgtttctgcactgcagggattctatgattcaatgtgggTATGAATGAAGTTCACCTAAAAAATGTAAaagtaaaatataaatggttccagCAAGAAGAGGGCTAGTTCCCAGTTTAGAAAAGTCACATAACTTCCAAAGAGAACTGAAAGACAACTATATTATACATTTTGAAAATACAGAGAAATAATATCAATACTATTAAGTATTTTCGTGTCATACTTGAGAGCATATTGACACATATTGGGATAATTATGACTGCCAACAACAGGGATCATAAAACATAATTTGTTACAAATCATAAAATACACTGTTACTGAGATTTCTATATAGTGAACAGTATTATAGCGCAGATTCCTTTGCAGTTTCATTGCCATCCAAAAAGTACTCATCATCAGTAGTGGTGTCTGAATTTGTATCCGAGTAACAAGAGAAGTTTGGTTTGTCAATCACAGCTGGCGTGTGGTGTTGCGGTGGTGAAAGACTGTTCTCTGATATTTTACTCCCTGTGGATGAAGAACTCAAAAGTCTCATTATATCTGAGGGATTTTCCTTGGGCCAAAATATTTTATAGTCTACAGGAAAATACTCATCATTCTGTCCCGTATCATCATTCACTCCTGGATCCTGGTTCACTTCACTGGTGCATGGATCGAAAACATCCTCACTTTTTGGAGATGAGGATTCCTTGTGAAGATATCCAGGTTTCCACAATCTGTCTGCTACCAATACTCTTCTCATGTTCTCAAGGTATGTTTCTTTCTTTTTATCTTCTTTAGAAACATTTCCGCTCAGTAACTCACTAAATTTACTGTCTTGGTATGAAATCCAATTGTTATAGTCAGACTCATTCCCATCAGAAGAAGGGAGATCAGAATAAGATCGGCAAAGTCTGCTAGATTTTATATTATTTGACAACTGGAGACTGGGGCGAAATTGCCTGTTGCGAACAGTTAGTTTAGAATTCTGCAAGCTATTGGTGGCAAAAAAATGTTCATGATCTTGGAGGGGGGATTGGTTGTAATCTGAATTAATGTCTTTCAAACTTTTTGCCTTGTACATATTACCACATCTATGTGGAATGTTCTGCAGACTGGGtctcggagaacgtgcaaacctgcAGTATCTTTTTGAGAATCTAGCTGTCCCTGCCTGCACGTTATTGTTTGCTGAATCATCTTCATCAATACTAGCTCTGTATTGAGAAACATCACTGTAGGCATTTAACCTATTCCGAAAGTTATTAATCTCTGTGATATCTGAATCAATTTGATTCTTCTTTGGAGAACTTTGCTGCAGGAAGTTAGAAACATTTGCATTTTTCATTCCCAATGTCCGATTCTGAAACATTTCTCCACAGAACGATTTCCTTCCACGTCTGAATATTTTTCCATTTCCTTTCGCATTGTCGCCGTCTTGTGCAGGCAAGTCAGCACGAATTGGTGAATGATCACATGTTACATTCTTGTTGCTATGTACAATATCAGAAGGAGAAAGAAGAGTGGGTGACAAATCATGTGGTGAAGAAACGTTGTTAATTAAATCCCTGTCAATTTGTTCACAACTGCCATAATATCTTCTAGCCAGAGTGATATATCCACTTTTTGTTGATTCTCTCAAATACTTAATTTTCTTGCTGCATGTGACACCTATAAAAGACTCTTGGTCAATCGGCAGATCCTGTGATGAAACAGTATTGCCCGTTTCTGATTGATAGTGCTTCATATTAACATCACACTGTTGATTCAAAGACAGATCCCTGGTTGGAAACCAATTCTGAAATTTTGTATTAATGTCACATGCAATGTCTGCATCAGGCCATAAGAAAGTTGCTCTATTGTTTTTGGGTTGACAATTTTCTAGATTCTTGATAATTCCTGTGTCCCTCACAAAGTCACTTCTATTTGGAGAATGAGCCAGTGACTTGTCTGGTTTGCTTTTTCTGATATTTAAAGGAGATTGTTGCCCAGCCAACGAAGTCGATAATGAAAATTCATCGTTGGTTTCAGATTTGTACTTCTGTAAACAACTATTATTTCTTCTGTTCATTCTAAATTCCCCACTCAGTGTGGAACGAGCTGATGATTTATCTTGGTTGTTGTGAATGGTATGAGTGATGGGCCATTGTCCGGTCACCTGAGGTGGTGATGAGGGTGCACTATTAGTTTTATGTAAATCTTTAAAATTAAATGTTTTGTAAGGTATTTTATCGAGACAGGTTTCAGCAAGATGTGATGAATAATTGTGCCTGATATTTTTCTTGATATCTGTGATAGTGGTTGTGGACTGTGTGTCATTTAACAAATCTACTGCTGGAATTGGGTTAGTTTCTGGTGGGTCCTTTCTTAAATATTCATTGACTCCAGTATCTGCAGTGACTGTACCACAGTTCAATGAACAATTCAGTATTTCATGTTTATCGCGGTGTGTGATATTCTTAGCAGACTGGTGGCTGGAAACTAGATCGATTGGTGGAATTACATGGCTCGTCTTAAATTTGTCCTGATTATAATCCTGAATAATCACATCGACATCAGTCGGGACTGTTGAATGATTCAGTGGCTTGTCTTTATAGCCGTGTGTTCCACTTGTAGGAGATTTTTGTTGGATAACTTTATCCACTGACAAAAGTGCACTTTTAGTTTTATGTTTGCATTTTTCTAAATAGTCAGGACTTTCTCGGTGTACATTGACAGCAGTACTGTTTAACAAATGATTGAGTGGCCTGTGTTCATTGCTACGTCCAGTGTCTGTAGGAGACAACTGACTGGATACCTGATTCAGTGCTGAAAGCATGCACTTAGTCTCAAATTTATCCACTGCATCACAAGTATTATTAACGTCTCTGTCCGCAGTGGTGCCATCAACATTTGGCGAGCAATTCGGTAATATATTTCTCCAGCCTAGTGTAATATTTTTTGGGGCCCACTCTCCATTCAGTTTATCTGTTGGTGAAATGGCACTGCTTGTGTAGGGTTGGCATTTGTCTATATTTTCTCTACCTACCAATAGACTGATGTCATCTCGGACCAGGCGAAGATCCTTTGATTTGTCTTGGTTACTGCTTTGTGAGATATTTTCAAAGATCGACTGGGTGCTTTCTGCAGCTGATGGTGAGGGCACACTCTTTGCTTTAAGCAAGACATTTAATTTGAATTTACCAGAAGGTCTCTTACGATGGTAGATGTCAGTTACCTTTGTTGCATGATGCTGCAATGTATTTTTCTTTACATTCGCAGCAGAGCGATAGGAAGTGAAAGGATATGTCGGTGAAGTGACAGGGCTGATTTTATATTTGTGCTTTTGTACATTCTCATCTATTTCTATGTCACTGCTCTCCAAAGAATGAGTTAATGGCTTGTCTAAGTTACTGTGTGAATTCGTAAGAGACTTTTGATCAATTAGTGCATATGGTGATGGAATCAAACTGCTTTCCTCAGATTGATGATTTTCAGCTTTCTTGGTAATTTCTGCAGCCAGATTGTTGTCATTATGGAGTGGGAAATGGGTCAATGGTTTGACTTTGTTGTGTGGATTTATAGGAGATGGTTGGTCAAACAATGAATCAGACATTATAGATCCAGTGTTGTCCTTTTGTAAATGTTTATTGTTTCCTCTGTCCAGAGTGACAGCCGGGCAATTTGGTGAATAGTTCAGTGACTGATATTTACTCCTGTGTGGAATATTTGTTGAAAACTGTTGCCCGATCACTGTATCCACTGCTGAAGATACATGGGCAATTTCAGATTTGTATTTATTCAATGTTCTATCCAAAGTGGTGTCATCATTATTTGAGGGCAAATTTTGTTGCACTTTTTCCCTTCCCGTTCTTTGGCCAGTCACTCTACCCAGTAAAATTCCACCATGATTTTCTGATTGGTAATCGTCCACATTTTTGTCACATGATTTCTCATCATAAACAATTTCAGTTACCTTTGATGGATCAATGTGCATAGCACATTTCTTAATATCAGCGGTAGTGGACTGCAAAACTGTTAATATTTCTGGAGATGGATCTGTACCATGGCTTTCAGGTTTGTTCTTTTGTAAAAACTGATTGCTTTCTCTGTCCACATGAATCAGTGGTTTGTTTTGGTTATTACATACGATACTTGAAGTCGGCCACAGCGTGGTAATCCCAGGTGGTGATGAAAATGCATTCTTTGTTTTACCAAAACGTTTAGATTTGTATTGATCACAGGACGTTTCATCACAATAGGTATCAGTTACATTTCTTGAGTAATGCGCAAGTCCATTTTTCCTTATAATGGTGATTTCTGTAGGAGATTCTTGCAGATATTCCACAGCAGTACTTTGCAGTGAATCTGCTGAAGGAGCCACACCACTGATTTCTGGGTTGTCCTTCTGCAAAAGCTTATTAAATTCAGTATCCACGGAGGAAGTAGAATGGTTGAATGAACAATTCAGTGACGAGTCACTGTATTTGTGTGTGATAGTTACAGGAGATGGTTTGTTAATCACTGGTCCCAAGCAAGAAGAAGGATAAGTAGCTTTTGCTTTCTCTTGCTCGGTTTCACTTGGTATTTCAGCACTGTTTGGCAAATAAATCAGTTTCTGAACTTCGTTGTACGTGGTATTTATTGGAGACAACTGGTGAACCCCTTTATTTGACACAACTGCAGAATGGATTTCAGATTCACTATTTTTCAAAAGGCCAAGATTTTTCCTGTTCCCTGTAACATCAGCACCGCTTAGAGAATGACACTGTGGGTCGTGTTCATTGCAATATTTGTTATGTATGAGGGACAACTGGTTAAAAACTGGATCCAGAACAGAACAGGCACTTTCCATCTTAGATTTATCTGGTTCTTTGCCATCTTTAATAATTCCTCTAAGCATAATGCTGTCAGCACTGTTTTGTTCCCAATTTTGAAATGTGCTTTTTGTACCATGTATAATACCTGAAGGAGTCATCAAGGCAGTTGCTGTGTCTGATAATGAATCAACTTTGTAGTTTTCAGATTGGTCATTTTCTAATTTCTTGATAACACCTGATCTCATGGAGAAATGAATCAGTAACTTGTTCATATTACCATGAGTATCTGTAAGGACCTGTTGGCCACTCATTGTATCATGTGGTGAAATGGGAATGTTTTTTTCAGATTGGTAATTTTCTGCATTTTTAATAGTTCCTGGACTCATGGTGGTATTATCACCGAGTGGGAAATCAGTCATTGATTTATCTTGACTGTCTATGAAATTTGTAAGAGGCACTTGGCCACTCAGCGAATCTTGTGAAGGTTTACTGTCGGTGTCAGATTTATCCTTTGGTAAATATTCATTGCCTCCTTCAAGGGAGGAGTATGTGAATAATGCATTTTGCTTCAACTGGGATGTGATAGTTGCTGAAGACTGTTCCTCATTTACTGTTTCAGATATGTTTTTCTGTGCATTATTACTGTTTTCATCATTTTGGTAATTTTTTGGTGAGTTACCTTTGTTGGTATTTGTAGACAACCATTGCATTGCTACAACTGATGATGGCGTGCTCGTCTTTTCACATTTATCACTTTGAACGTCATTAACACTATGTATTTTGGGCAAATTGCTATTGACTGTTTGAGTTGGCCAATTCTGTGAAGCATTTTTCAGAATATTTTTGATATCTGAAAGAGATGCTTCTTCTGCTAACATGTCTGATAATGGAGGCACACAGTTTGGAGCAGATTTATGCTCATTATCTGTTGCATCTGCAGCTATGTCAATAGTCTTGGCTGAATCATCCAGTAAAAGGTATTTATAGCTGGAACGTATAGGAAACTTGTAGCTAAGCACGCGATCCTTTGATATTGTTAAGCCAGATGCTTCTCTATCGTTTTGTTTAGAGTTTATATCTAAATTAAGGGTTTTGTAGTTTGGAGTTTGTGTTATAGCCATTTCTGTCGCATTAATAGTTTCTGATTCACCATTTTGTAAAGAAGCATTAGTTACACTGACTAAGGAGACAGCATCAGTTTTTGATTGATTGCTCAGTAATTCACTGTTGTGATGAATTATATTTGTTGCAGATTTTGGATCTGCCGACAGTTCATGACTTGTTTCATGTTTAACTTTTTCTAGAAAATTGTTACCACCTGATTGCAAGGCAGCACTTGTTCTATTTGGTGGACAAGCCTGTAACACATTACTGTCCATGCATGTTTTTACACATGTGGAAGAATATGAACAAATGAGCTCAGTTGGTAATAAAGACGTGCATCTTCCCACATTTTTACAACTGTGTTTCCAGCTGTTACCTTCACTTTCTGGCAAAGGGCCTTCAGCGACTCTTAATGCGACATGTTCCATTCTGGTTTTGTTCAATATGAGATTATCTACTGAAGATTTTTCTTTCCCTATCCCTGGAAACAAAGGGGTGATTTCTCTTCCACCCCCACTGCTTTGTAAATGATCATCATTACCTGCACTTTGTGTAGTGATGTTAGTGTTGTCTGACCCAGAATATTGATGCTTAGTTTTGCTGCTGACCCTGATAAATGAAGTAGCCCTCGGTTGACACACTGGTTCTGACAAGGAAAGGGAACTAATGGGTTTATGTTTACTGGTTTGCAAAAAATCGTTACCACCTCTTTGGAAAGTGGTGTTATCACAATTTTGAGAATTAATATTCCACTTGTGAGCATGTATGGAAAATCGAGTGTGTACTGGAACAGGTAATGAAATTGGAGGAATGGATTTTGATTTGCCGTCATAAGCAGTGCCGTTCATTTTTTGTGATATATTGAGTGAACTATTTGACAAATTCAGTTGTTGCACATCTCTGTTGCCAACGTTAAGACTTCTTGAGCCCGTAATTGAGCTTAACAATGAAGAATCGCTGTTACTTTGTGAATGACCTTGGTCTCTTTTTGAAGGGACACAAATATTGTTTGATGAGCAGCTTTGCTGACTATTTATGTTGCTATTGGCAACAACTAGAGCAGACTGCGATTTGGTTAATAGATCCAGCAATGATGTTCTGGTGCTTTCACGCTTGCTGTTCGACAAACAACCATCAGTATTTGTTGTCAGAATGTCATCAGTATGGTTTATTGGCTGATTTTGAAAAATCTTTTTAGGCTCAGTGATGGAAGACTGTGCGCTAGATGCTGAATTTGGTAATACTGCATTATCAATTTTGTATTGAGACGTTTCAACAGAAGCACAATC
This window encodes:
- the LOC140391842 gene encoding uncharacterized protein isoform X3, coding for MQYILLRPGQRCLSHTLQERMSRVVVHWRDLADAATMDERMNGHRTTITRQKCSLPIGEHFSCQEHSASELRVRLKTVTVPQAERKIHVYRDFGEEKHSKVRGQGLETNTIFVDEHEKILGTEDSSNSKLQITITDEEGVKNYNHQLKQYRNDHETNILLNSSELNENAELQSVSTWCNIENVRNTPLLRNILIQGNDCASVETSQYKIDNAVLPNSASSAQSSITEPKKIFQNQPINHTDDILTTNTDGCLSNSKRESTRTSLLDLLTKSQSALVVANSNINSQQSCSSNNICVPSKRDQGHSQSNSDSSLLSSITGSRSLNVGNRDVQQLNLSNSSLNISQKMNGTAYDGKSKSIPPISLPVPVHTRFSIHAHKWNINSQNCDNTTFQRGGNDFLQTSKHKPISSLSLSEPVCQPRATSFIRVSSKTKHQYSGSDNTNITTQSAGNDDHLQSSGGGREITPLFPGIGKEKSSVDNLILNKTRMEHVALRVAEGPLPESEGNSWKHSCKNVGRCTSLLPTELICSYSSTCVKTCMDSNVLQACPPNRTSAALQSGGNNFLEKVKHETSHELSADPKSATNIIHHNSELLSNQSKTDAVSLVSVTNASLQNGESETINATEMAITQTPNYKTLNLDINSKQNDREASGLTISKDRVLSYKFPIRSSYKYLLLDDSAKTIDIAADATDNEHKSAPNCVPPLSDMLAEEASLSDIKNILKNASQNWPTQTVNSNLPKIHSVNDVQSDKCEKTSTPSSVVAMQWLSTNTNKGNSPKNYQNDENSNNAQKNISETVNEEQSSATITSQLKQNALFTYSSLEGGNEYLPKDKSDTDSKPSQDSLSGQVPLTNFIDSQDKSMTDFPLGDNTTMSPGTIKNAENYQSEKNIPISPHDTMSGQQVLTDTHGNMNKLLIHFSMRSGVIKKLENDQSENYKVDSLSDTATALMTPSGIIHGTKSTFQNWEQNSADSIMLRGIIKDGKEPDKSKMESACSVLDPVFNQLSLIHNKYCNEHDPQCHSLSGADVTGNRKNLGLLKNSESEIHSAVVSNKGVHQLSPINTTYNEVQKLIYLPNSAEIPSETEQEKAKATYPSSCLGPVINKPSPVTITHKYSDSSLNCSFNHSTSSVDTEFNKLLQKDNPEISGVAPSADSLQSTAVEYLQESPTEITIIRKNGLAHYSRNVTDTYCDETSCDQYKSKRFGKTKNAFSSPPGITTLWPTSSIVCNNQNKPLIHVDRESNQFLQKNKPESHGTDPSPEILTVLQSTTADIKKCAMHIDPSKVTEIVYDEKSCDKNVDDYQSENHGGILLGRVTGQRTGREKVQQNLPSNNDDTTLDRTLNKYKSEIAHVSSAVDTVIGQQFSTNIPHRSKYQSLNYSPNCPAVTLDRGNNKHLQKDNTGSIMSDSLFDQPSPINPHNKVKPLTHFPLHNDNNLAAEITKKAENHQSEESSLIPSPYALIDQKSLTNSHSNLDKPLTHSLESSDIEIDENVQKHKYKISPVTSPTYPFTSYRSAANVKKNTLQHHATKVTDIYHRKRPSGKFKLNVLLKAKSVPSPSAAESTQSIFENISQSSNQDKSKDLRLVRDDISLLVGRENIDKCQPYTSSAISPTDKLNGEWAPKNITLGWRNILPNCSPNVDGTTADRDVNNTCDAVDKFETKCMLSALNQVSSQLSPTDTGRSNEHRPLNHLLNSTAVNVHRESPDYLEKCKHKTKSALLSVDKVIQQKSPTSGTHGYKDKPLNHSTVPTDVDVIIQDYNQDKFKTSHVIPPIDLVSSHQSAKNITHRDKHEILNCSLNCGTVTADTGVNEYLRKDPPETNPIPAVDLLNDTQSTTTITDIKKNIRHNYSSHLAETCLDKIPYKTFNFKDLHKTNSAPSSPPQVTGQWPITHTIHNNQDKSSARSTLSGEFRMNRRNNSCLQKYKSETNDEFSLSTSLAGQQSPLNIRKSKPDKSLAHSPNRSDFVRDTGIIKNLENCQPKNNRATFLWPDADIACDINTKFQNWFPTRDLSLNQQCDVNMKHYQSETGNTVSSQDLPIDQESFIGVTCSKKIKYLRESTKSGYITLARRYYGSCEQIDRDLINNVSSPHDLSPTLLSPSDIVHSNKNVTCDHSPIRADLPAQDGDNAKGNGKIFRRGRKSFCGEMFQNRTLGMKNANVSNFLQQSSPKKNQIDSDITEINNFRNRLNAYSDVSQYRASIDEDDSANNNVQAGTARFSKRYCRFARSPRPSLQNIPHRCGNMYKAKSLKDINSDYNQSPLQDHEHFFATNSLQNSKLTVRNRQFRPSLQLSNNIKSSRLCRSYSDLPSSDGNESDYNNWISYQDSKFSELLSGNVSKEDKKKETYLENMRRVLVADRLWKPGYLHKESSSPKSEDVFDPCTSEVNQDPGVNDDTGQNDEYFPVDYKIFWPKENPSDIMRLLSSSSTGSKISENSLSPPQHHTPAVIDKPNFSCYSDTNSDTTTDDEYFLDGNETAKESAL